In the Gossypium raimondii isolate GPD5lz chromosome 9, ASM2569854v1, whole genome shotgun sequence genome, one interval contains:
- the LOC105799121 gene encoding magnesium transporter MRS2-11, chloroplastic — MASTPTPPPSSYPNTLQFSVKSPSPFVHYLLFRSRWRNASTISLQKSGVPPLPPLVRPSFKKFKCFARSSSTEEDRLRESETLAGDDDGDDDGGREDPKVQQRQSDSFLLGIREPVYEVVEVKSSGVSSKRKISRRQLLKSSGVRPRDIRSVDPSLFLTKTAPSLLVREHAILLNLGSLRAMAMKDRVLIFNYNSKGGKAFTDTLLPRLNNMNGAQCMPFELEVVEAALLSWIQRWERKLMNLEPRVQALLKMFPNKLTGDILEQLRISKQTLVELGSKAGALRQMLLDLLEDQDEIRRICIMGRRSTLKRENDDVESSLPSGKLIAEEQVEEIEMLLENYLQRCESCHGQAERLLDSAKEMEDSMAVNLSSRRLEVGRVELLLQVGAFCIGVGALVSGIFGMNLRSYLEERVFAFWITTAGIIFGATVIFFLMYSYLRRRKIL, encoded by the exons ATGGCGTCAACTCCCACTCCTCCTCCTTCCTCTTATCCAAATACACTCCAATTTTCTGTTAAATCTCCGTCTCCGTTCGTACATTATCTTCTCTTCCGCTCTCGATGGCGAAATGCTTCTACGATTTCGCTTCAAAAGAGCGGAGTTCCTCCACTTCCGCCTCTAGTGAGACCGTCTTTTAAGAAGTTCAAGTGCTTCGCTAGATCATCGTCAACGGAGGAAGATCGTTTGAGAGAATCGGAAACATTGGCCggtgatgatgatggtgatgatgatggaGGGAGGGAAGATCCGAAGGTGCAGCAACGGCAGAGTGATTCCTTCTTGCTTGGAATTCGTGAACCTGTTTATGAG GTGGTAGAGGTGAAGTCAAGTGGAGTATCATCTAAAAGGAAGATAAGCCGACGTCAATTATTGAAATCAAGTG GCGTTCGTCCAAGAGATATCCGCAGTGTTGATCCATcattatttttgacaaaaacagcACCATCTCTTTTG GTACGTGAGCATGCCATTCTACTTAATCTGGGATCATTAAGAGCAATGGCTATGAAAGACCGTGTTCTTATATTCAATTATAATAG TAAAGGAGGAAAAGCTTTTACTGACACATTATTGCCTCGACTGAATAACATGAATGGAGCGCAGTGTATGCCATTCGAGCTTGAG GTTGTTGAAGCAGCATTACTTTCATGGATACAGCGTTGGGAACggaaactaatgaatttagaaCCTCGT GTTCAAGCTCTACTTAAGATGTTTCCTAACAAATTAACTGGTGACATATTGGAGCAACTTCGTATTAGCAAGCAGACTTTG GTTGAATTGGGTTCAAAAGCAGGTGCTCTTAGACAAATGCTGCTTGATCTTTTGGAAGATCAGGATGAAATACGTCGAATATGTATTATGGGAAGGCGTTCTACTCTTAAAAGGGAAAATGATGATGTGGAAAGTTCTTTACCTTCAGGAAAGCTGATTGCTGAAG AACAAGTGGAAGAGATTGAGATGCTTTTGGAAAATTATCTTCAAAG ATGTGAATCTTGCCATGGTCAGGCAGAAAGGCTTCTTGATTCTGCAAAAGAAATGGAAGATTCTATGGCAGTCAACCTAAG CTCCCGGAGACTTGAGGTAGGCAGAGTGGAATTACTTCTTCAGGTTGGGGCATTTTGTATAGGAGTTGGTGCTCTAGTTTCAG GTATATTCGGCATGAACTTGAGGTCCTATCTGGAAGAACGTGTG TTTGCCTTCTGGATAACCACAGCCGGGATTATCTTCGGTGCTACAGTGATATTTTTTCTCATGTATTCATACCTCAGGAGAAGGAAAATACTGTGA
- the LOC105799120 gene encoding serine/threonine-protein kinase SKY1 isoform X2 has translation MDEIKILKQIAEGDRDDKKCVVKLLDHFKHSGPNGQHMCMVFEYLGDNLLTLIQYSDYRGVPLHMVKEICRHILVGLDYLHSELSIIHTDLKPENVLLLSMIDPSRDPTKSGASLILPTGKNKVVSETVVSKEIKSSNGDLTRNQKKKIRKKAKKAAQGCVGKEVFEENERDSNINDMEDTNANAKPNENLGEERAHRSLVKDETKSDGINNGNQGKERRRRGSRATRKKLLAEVDLKCKLVDFGNACWTYKKFTNDIQTRQYRCPEVILGSKYSTSADLWSFACICFELATGDVLFDPHSGENYDRDEDHLALMMELLGIMPRKIALGGHYSRDFFNRYGDLRHIRRLRFWPLDKVLMEKYNFSEQDAKDMADFLIPILDFTPEKRPTAAQCLNHPWISSGPQQLQLSTTAPKQYGDDGTSKRERKEKDDREAMEAGVGNIEIDGGSSKPLKETLPKLN, from the exons ATGGATGAGATAAAGATCCTCAAACAGATAGCTGAGGGAGATCGAGATGATAAAAAGTGTGTCGTGAAGCTCTTGGATCATTTTAAGCATTCAGGGCCTAATGGGCAACATATGTGTATGGTTTTTGAGTATTTAGGGGATAATCTTTTGACCCTTATTCAGTATAGTGATTACCGAGGAGTTCCTCTTCACATGGTTAAAGAGATTTGTCGACATATCTTAGTTGGTCTCGATTATTTGCACAGTGAACTTTCAATCATTCATACTGATTTGAAGCCGGAGAATGTGTTGCTATTGTCAATGATTGACCCATCAAGAGATCCTACCAAATCTGGTGCTTCTCTTATCCTTCCAACTGGAAAGAATAAGGTTGTCTCGGAGACTGTTGTCTCAAAAGAAATTAAGAGTTCGAATGGAGATTTGACCAGAAATCAGAAAAAGAAGATTCGGAAGAAGGCTAAGAAGGCAGCTCAGGGTTGTGTAGGAAAGGAAGTGTTTGAGGAGAATGAGAGAGATTCAAATATTAATGATATGGAAGACACTAATGCTAATGCTAAACCAAATGAAAATTTGGGTGAAGAACGGGCTCATCGTTCTCTGGTTAAAGATGAGACAAAGAGTGATGGAATTAACAATGGTAACCAAGGGAAGGAGCGGCGCAGAAGGGGGAGTCGTGCAACAAGAAAAAAACTGTTAGCAGAAGTTGATCTTAAGTGCAAATTGGTTGATTTTGGCAATGCTTGTTGGAcgtataaaaaatttacaaatgataTTCAAACCAGGCAGTATAGATGTCCCGAGGTTATCCTTGGATCCAAATACTCAACATCAGCAGACTTATGGTCTTTTGCATGTATCTGTTTTGAGCTCGCTACTGGTGATGTTCTTTTTGATCCTCATAGTGGTGAAAACTATGATCGAGATGAG GATCACTTGGCATTGATGATGGAGCTTCTTGGAATAATGCCACGCAAG ATTGCATTAGGTGGGCATTATTCCCGAGACTTTTTCAACAGATATGGAGATTTGAGGCATATCCGCAGGTTACGTTTTTGGCCTCTCGATAAGGTGCTTATGGAGAAGTATAATTTCAGCGAGCAAGATGCTAAAGACATGGCGGACTTCCTCATTCCAATACTTGATTTTACCCCTGAAAAGAGACCCACAGCAGCTCAATGCCTGAACCATCCGTGGATCAGTTCTGGCCCTCAGCAGCTACAACTTTCCACAACTGCTCCCAAACAGTACGGAGATGATGGTACATCTAAAAGGGAAAGGAAAGAGAAGGATGACAGGGAGGCCATGGAAGCTGGAGTAGGGAATATAGAAATTGATGGAGGATCTTCTAAGCCATTGAAAGAAACACTTCCAAAGTTGAACTAA
- the LOC105799120 gene encoding uncharacterized protein LOC105799120 isoform X1: protein MAEDETGDRRGMSDDYSSEDEGTEDYRRGGYHAVRIGDTFRNGCYVVQSKLGWGHFSTVWLAWDTLRSRYVALKIQKSAQHYTEAAMDEIKILKQIAEGDRDDKKCVVKLLDHFKHSGPNGQHMCMVFEYLGDNLLTLIQYSDYRGVPLHMVKEICRHILVGLDYLHSELSIIHTDLKPENVLLLSMIDPSRDPTKSGASLILPTGKNKVVSETVVSKEIKSSNGDLTRNQKKKIRKKAKKAAQGCVGKEVFEENERDSNINDMEDTNANAKPNENLGEERAHRSLVKDETKSDGINNGNQGKERRRRGSRATRKKLLAEVDLKCKLVDFGNACWTYKKFTNDIQTRQYRCPEVILGSKYSTSADLWSFACICFELATGDVLFDPHSGENYDRDEDHLALMMELLGIMPRKIALGGHYSRDFFNRYGDLRHIRRLRFWPLDKVLMEKYNFSEQDAKDMADFLIPILDFTPEKRPTAAQCLNHPWISSGPQQLQLSTTAPKQYGDDGTSKRERKEKDDREAMEAGVGNIEIDGGSSKPLKETLPKLN from the exons ATGGCGGAGGATGAAACTGGAGATCGAAGGGGGATGAGCGATGATTACTCATCAGAAGATGAAGGGACCGAGGATTACAGAAGAGGAGGGTACCATGCGGTGCGAATTGGTGACACTTTTAGAAATGGTTGCTATGTGGTTCAAAGCAAGCTTGGTTGGGGTCACTTCTCCACCGTTTGGCTCGCTTGGGATACTCTAAGATCG CGTTATGTAGCTTTGAAGATTCAGAAGAGCGCTCAGCACTACACCGAGGCAGCAATGGATGAGATAAAGATCCTCAAACAGATAGCTGAGGGAGATCGAGATGATAAAAAGTGTGTCGTGAAGCTCTTGGATCATTTTAAGCATTCAGGGCCTAATGGGCAACATATGTGTATGGTTTTTGAGTATTTAGGGGATAATCTTTTGACCCTTATTCAGTATAGTGATTACCGAGGAGTTCCTCTTCACATGGTTAAAGAGATTTGTCGACATATCTTAGTTGGTCTCGATTATTTGCACAGTGAACTTTCAATCATTCATACTGATTTGAAGCCGGAGAATGTGTTGCTATTGTCAATGATTGACCCATCAAGAGATCCTACCAAATCTGGTGCTTCTCTTATCCTTCCAACTGGAAAGAATAAGGTTGTCTCGGAGACTGTTGTCTCAAAAGAAATTAAGAGTTCGAATGGAGATTTGACCAGAAATCAGAAAAAGAAGATTCGGAAGAAGGCTAAGAAGGCAGCTCAGGGTTGTGTAGGAAAGGAAGTGTTTGAGGAGAATGAGAGAGATTCAAATATTAATGATATGGAAGACACTAATGCTAATGCTAAACCAAATGAAAATTTGGGTGAAGAACGGGCTCATCGTTCTCTGGTTAAAGATGAGACAAAGAGTGATGGAATTAACAATGGTAACCAAGGGAAGGAGCGGCGCAGAAGGGGGAGTCGTGCAACAAGAAAAAAACTGTTAGCAGAAGTTGATCTTAAGTGCAAATTGGTTGATTTTGGCAATGCTTGTTGGAcgtataaaaaatttacaaatgataTTCAAACCAGGCAGTATAGATGTCCCGAGGTTATCCTTGGATCCAAATACTCAACATCAGCAGACTTATGGTCTTTTGCATGTATCTGTTTTGAGCTCGCTACTGGTGATGTTCTTTTTGATCCTCATAGTGGTGAAAACTATGATCGAGATGAG GATCACTTGGCATTGATGATGGAGCTTCTTGGAATAATGCCACGCAAG ATTGCATTAGGTGGGCATTATTCCCGAGACTTTTTCAACAGATATGGAGATTTGAGGCATATCCGCAGGTTACGTTTTTGGCCTCTCGATAAGGTGCTTATGGAGAAGTATAATTTCAGCGAGCAAGATGCTAAAGACATGGCGGACTTCCTCATTCCAATACTTGATTTTACCCCTGAAAAGAGACCCACAGCAGCTCAATGCCTGAACCATCCGTGGATCAGTTCTGGCCCTCAGCAGCTACAACTTTCCACAACTGCTCCCAAACAGTACGGAGATGATGGTACATCTAAAAGGGAAAGGAAAGAGAAGGATGACAGGGAGGCCATGGAAGCTGGAGTAGGGAATATAGAAATTGATGGAGGATCTTCTAAGCCATTGAAAGAAACACTTCCAAAGTTGAACTAA